Below is a window of Actinomycetota bacterium DNA.
ACTCCTGGTCACCTACCGCTACGGCAGGGATATCCCCGGCGGGGGCGAGAGGTATCTGAGGGAGCTCATGCTCCGCCTCGCCGCGAGGGGCCATCACGTGGAGGTGTACACCACGCGCTCCCAGCGCATGATCCAGACCCCCTTCAACTATCTGGTATGGGATAACTTCCTTCCCGCGGGGGAGGAGGAGGACGAGGGGGTCAGGGTGCGCCGCTTCGAGGTGAGGAACCCCAGGCCTAGGCGGGCGCGGCGTATCGTCGACTCCATCCTCGCCATGCAGGAGAGGGAAAGGGAAAGCCCCGTGTTCTCCGCGCTCATGGAGGAGGCCGTCGCGGGAACCGAGGAGCACTGCTTCCTCTGCGGGTGGCACGAGCCGGAGAGGTGGGAGGACGGCCCCGCACGCTGGACGCGCCGCTCGGCCATCCTGGTGCTGGGCGGCGAGGACCTGGAGGGGGTGGTGGTCGAGGCCTATCCCTACATGGACACCAACCTGCAGGTGGAGGTCTCGGGCGAGGGGTCCTGGGAGTTCGAGTTGTCCATGGGGCGGACCCGCGAGCTCAGGGTGGCCTTCGGAACACGCCTCTCCGCCGTGGTCAGGTTCACGGTATCGAGGACGGCGCGCCCGGCCGGCGATGTGCGTGAGGTAGGACTTGCGGTGCGCCGGGTCACCGCCCTGGCGGGGGGCCGGGAGTGCGAGCTGGAACTGGAGCGAGGCTGGAGGGAGTTCCTTGACACGGCGCGGGAGTCCGCCCTGGCGAGGGTCCTGTGGGGGGCTGCGGAGCGCAGGCCGCCGCGAGCCTCCAGACATCACCGCTATATCATGGGCCCCCGGTCCCCCCGGCTGGAACGGGAGGTGATGGCCGCGGCCCGGGGCTGCGACGTGGTGCTGGGGGCCATGGTCCCCATGTCCACCCTGGACCTGGCTTGGCGGGCCGCAAGGGCTTACGACAAGCCGTTCGTAGCCTTTCCCCTCTTCCATACCCGCGACCCCAACCATTACTGGGATCATTTCAGGAAAGCCCTGGAGGGCGCGGCGGGGGTGGAGGCGAATTCCGTCGCGGTGGAGGAGCTGATGCGGGAATGGGGACTCTCTTCCTTTGCCGTAGGTCCCGGATATGACCTGGAGGAGTTCGCGTCGCCGCACATAGACGGCCGCCGGTTCCGGGAGCGTTTCGGCTTCGGGAGCCGGCCGCTGCTTCTTTGGGTGGGCAGAAAGAACGAATACAAGGGCTACCGCGCCGCCATGGCCGCCCTCCGCCTGGTGCGCGAAAAAGCGCCCGAGGCGGCGCTGGTGATGATCGGGCCCGATGAGGATAACCTCCCCGTGAGCCAGGACGGCGTGTATTACCTGGGGGCGCAGCCGCGCTCCACGTTGCTGGACGCCTACGACGCCTGCGACGCGCTGCTCTTTCCCTCCCTTCACGAGAGCTTCTGCATGGTCTTCGGGGAGGCCTGGCTGAGGGGGAAGCCGGTGCTGGGGAACGCCTGCTGTGCGGCGGCGCGGGGCATAATCGAACACGGCGTGGACGGCTATCTCTGCAGGGAGGTAGAGGAATACGCGCAGCGTGTTCTCGAGCTCATCGCGGATCCCGCCCTGGCCCGACGCATGGGGGAGAGAGGAAGAGAAAAGATGCTCGCCACGCGGGGATGGGACCTCCTCGTGGAGCGCCTGGAGGAGA
It encodes the following:
- a CDS encoding glycosyltransferase, giving the protein MRILLVTYRYGRDIPGGGERYLRELMLRLAARGHHVEVYTTRSQRMIQTPFNYLVWDNFLPAGEEEDEGVRVRRFEVRNPRPRRARRIVDSILAMQERERESPVFSALMEEAVAGTEEHCFLCGWHEPERWEDGPARWTRRSAILVLGGEDLEGVVVEAYPYMDTNLQVEVSGEGSWEFELSMGRTRELRVAFGTRLSAVVRFTVSRTARPAGDVREVGLAVRRVTALAGGRECELELERGWREFLDTARESALARVLWGAAERRPPRASRHHRYIMGPRSPRLEREVMAAARGCDVVLGAMVPMSTLDLAWRAARAYDKPFVAFPLFHTRDPNHYWDHFRKALEGAAGVEANSVAVEELMREWGLSSFAVGPGYDLEEFASPHIDGRRFRERFGFGSRPLLLWVGRKNEYKGYRAAMAALRLVREKAPEAALVMIGPDEDNLPVSQDGVYYLGAQPRSTLLDAYDACDALLFPSLHESFCMVFGEAWLRGKPVLGNACCAAARGIIEHGVDGYLCREVEEYAQRVLELIADPALARRMGERGREKMLATRGWDLLVERLEEKLREIAGGDRERV